The Enterococcus rotai genome includes a window with the following:
- a CDS encoding MBL fold metallo-hydrolase — translation MNLTVLVDNNVYIDHYYLGEPALSFYLEDGDEKILFDTGYSDVFIKNADLLSIDLSQVTKLALSHGHNDHTGGLKLISSIFTKEKPQIIAHPLTFFPKKEEELVIGSAVTKEELKENYELVLTKDPVKLSPNITFLGEIPELVDFEPRKQVGETKLSDHFTPDYVLDDSALVYEGHDGLYIITGCSHSGISNICEYAKQVTGIQTIKSIIGGFHLFEEDQQLDKTIDYFEKNQITTLYPCHCVSFQAKAKLHYHIPIEEVGVGLQLEWH, via the coding sequence ATGAACTTAACTGTTTTGGTAGATAATAATGTCTATATCGATCACTATTACTTAGGAGAACCCGCTTTATCTTTTTATCTAGAAGATGGTGACGAAAAAATTCTCTTTGACACAGGTTACAGTGATGTTTTTATAAAAAATGCAGACTTGCTTTCTATTGACCTGAGCCAAGTTACAAAGTTAGCGTTATCTCATGGTCACAACGATCACACTGGTGGTTTGAAACTAATTTCTAGCATTTTTACAAAAGAGAAACCACAAATCATTGCCCACCCGCTCACTTTTTTTCCTAAAAAAGAAGAAGAATTAGTTATCGGTTCAGCTGTGACTAAAGAAGAACTCAAAGAAAACTATGAGCTGGTGCTTACAAAAGATCCAGTTAAACTTTCACCTAATATTACATTTTTAGGGGAGATACCTGAACTAGTAGATTTTGAGCCACGTAAACAAGTAGGCGAAACAAAATTATCCGATCATTTTACACCTGACTATGTGCTAGACGACTCTGCCTTGGTCTATGAAGGTCATGATGGTCTTTATATTATCACTGGTTGTTCTCACAGTGGTATTAGTAATATTTGTGAGTACGCCAAGCAAGTTACCGGTATCCAGACGATTAAGAGTATTATTGGCGGGTTCCACTTATTTGAGGAGGATCAACAGTTAGACAAAACGATTGACTATTTTGAAAAAAATCAAATTACTACGCTCTATCCTTGTCACTGTGTTTCCTTTCAAGCCAAAGCTAAACTTCATTATCATATACCAATCGAGGAAGTTGGCGTTGGTCTGCAGCTTGAATGGCATTAA
- a CDS encoding recombinase family protein, which produces MEQLETAYNRTLTTRKVWKVAIYLRLSQEDGKEESQSISNQRKIILDYLDNRFSGEYEIIDTYIDDGISGITAIHRPEFLRMTTDITKGRIDTVICKSLSRAFRNSGDQAEYLRVFFPQHKTRFITTDTPHIDTYLNPKQAFAMDVSFYGAFNESYPLMISEEINKTFKSMREDGKFTGGFAPYGYTKGDTEETRHKLFIDEEAAETVRKIFNWFVYDGMRMRTITEKLNSLGVPNPTTYKRIKGTKYKGRFPMNDGLWNITTVGAILSHEVYIGNMVQGRYKTISPVLKKSEQVPKEEWVIVKNTHEPIISDELFEKAQSLRVVRHRTPKNRKSVDLFSGFLKCADCKMTMVFRQNTYITKKGERASPCYLCSTYVMRSKIACSNHYINQKSLKQVVLKAIQNQIETVCNLEQLLDQAQRGKIAKTEQNRLDKTLRIKLNELSKMEKIADNLYIDWKSEVLTKSEYIRMKSSFEEKISHLKQVIETIKYELEDRKNKADEITPYLETFREHKNVTELNRAILLDLVERIYVHADKSITIEFKFANTYNKIVESV; this is translated from the coding sequence ATGGAACAACTTGAAACTGCTTATAATCGAACATTGACAACTAGAAAAGTGTGGAAAGTCGCAATTTACTTGCGACTTTCTCAAGAAGACGGCAAAGAAGAAAGCCAAAGCATATCCAATCAGCGTAAAATCATCTTAGATTATCTAGATAATCGGTTTTCTGGTGAATATGAAATCATTGATACTTATATTGATGATGGTATTAGTGGGATTACAGCAATTCATCGACCTGAATTTTTACGCATGACAACAGATATTACTAAAGGACGAATTGATACAGTAATTTGTAAAAGTTTATCTCGTGCCTTTCGTAATTCTGGCGACCAAGCCGAATATCTAAGAGTTTTCTTTCCTCAACACAAAACTCGTTTTATCACGACTGACACGCCACACATTGACACTTACTTGAATCCTAAACAGGCTTTCGCTATGGATGTTAGTTTTTACGGTGCCTTTAATGAAAGTTATCCGCTAATGATTTCAGAAGAGATCAATAAAACATTTAAGTCTATGCGTGAGGATGGCAAGTTTACTGGTGGATTTGCCCCATATGGATATACCAAGGGTGACACTGAGGAAACTCGTCATAAACTATTTATTGATGAAGAAGCGGCCGAAACTGTTAGAAAGATTTTTAACTGGTTTGTCTATGATGGTATGCGAATGCGAACAATCACCGAAAAACTCAACTCTTTAGGAGTACCTAACCCAACGACTTATAAACGCATTAAAGGAACAAAGTATAAAGGTAGATTTCCAATGAATGACGGTTTATGGAATATCACGACAGTTGGCGCTATCCTTAGTCATGAAGTATATATCGGAAACATGGTTCAAGGTAGGTATAAAACAATTAGCCCTGTATTAAAGAAAAGCGAGCAAGTTCCTAAAGAAGAATGGGTTATCGTAAAAAACACCCATGAGCCGATTATTTCAGATGAATTGTTTGAGAAAGCTCAAAGCTTACGAGTTGTTCGGCACCGTACGCCTAAAAATAGGAAATCTGTCGATTTGTTTTCTGGGTTTTTAAAGTGTGCAGATTGCAAAATGACAATGGTTTTTAGGCAAAACACCTATATAACTAAAAAAGGTGAAAGAGCTAGCCCTTGTTACCTCTGCTCAACATATGTAATGAGATCAAAAATAGCTTGCTCTAACCACTATATCAATCAGAAAAGCTTGAAACAGGTGGTTTTAAAGGCTATTCAAAATCAAATTGAAACAGTTTGTAATCTAGAGCAACTACTTGACCAAGCTCAACGCGGAAAAATTGCAAAGACCGAACAGAATCGCCTTGATAAAACGTTAAGAATTAAACTGAATGAATTGAGTAAGATGGAGAAAATCGCAGATAATCTGTATATTGACTGGAAAAGTGAGGTTTTAACCAAAAGTGAGTATATCCGCATGAAGTCGTCTTTTGAAGAGAAAATTTCACACTTGAAGCAAGTTATAGAGACTATTAAATATGAACTTGAAGATCGAAAAAATAAGGCTGATGAAATCACACCCTATTTAGAAACCTTTCGAGAACACAAAAATGTGACAGAACTCAATCGAGCAATTTTACTTGATTTAGTAGAGAGAATTTATGTTCATGCGGATAAAAGTATTACAATTGAATTTAAGTTTGCGAATACCTACAATAAAATTGTTGAATCTGTCTAA
- a CDS encoding DUF1149 family protein, giving the protein MEIKRQQEVVEAFHYDMRTQDMEEVETDLRVGFSPIESTDENYPKENSIIAARLEFRLVFEEYVLSGSVSQINHVINHKIENQEDISQEEVDELVSPLFSIVQRMAYEVTEIALDKPGIQLNFQSAAE; this is encoded by the coding sequence ATGGAAATAAAACGTCAACAAGAAGTCGTAGAGGCTTTTCATTATGATATGCGTACGCAGGATATGGAAGAAGTAGAAACGGATCTTAGAGTAGGCTTTTCACCAATTGAATCAACTGATGAAAATTATCCAAAAGAAAATTCAATTATCGCAGCTCGTTTAGAGTTTCGTCTCGTTTTTGAAGAGTATGTTTTATCAGGTTCAGTGAGTCAAATCAATCATGTGATCAATCATAAAATTGAAAATCAAGAAGATATCTCACAAGAAGAAGTAGATGAATTGGTTAGTCCATTATTCAGCATTGTTCAACGTATGGCGTATGAAGTGACTGAAATTGCATTGGATAAACCAGGGATTCAATTGAACTTTCAATCAGCTGCTGAATAA
- a CDS encoding L-cystine transporter yields MTTLITVLVVLAFLAVLYVFYRMQTKHYKFSTRVFAALGVGIVLGAIIQFAFGTQDKVTTQAMEWIGIVGNGYVAFLQMLVIPLVFVSIVGAFTKMKESKQLGKISFNVLATLLGTTAVAALIGIGTTLLFGLQGAQFTQGTAETARIAELATRQETVENLSIPQQILAFIPKNVFADFAGTRPTSTIGVVIFAAFVGVAYLGVKRKAPKEAEFFANLIDSLYKITMRIVTLVLRLTPYGVLALMTNVVATSDFDAILNLGKFVLASYTALIIVMLVHLLILVAVKVNPVNYLKKSFPVLSFAFTSRSSAGALPLNIETQTKALGVDDATANFAASFGLSIGQNGCAGVYPAMLATIVAPTVGINVFSLEFILMLVAIVTISSFGVAGVGGGATFASLIVLGAMNLPVAIVGLVISVEPLIDMARTAVNVSDSMVAGIVTSSRIKELDRDVLNDSNLVIEENA; encoded by the coding sequence ATGACAACACTCATCACTGTTTTAGTGGTCCTTGCTTTTCTTGCAGTGTTATACGTCTTTTATCGTATGCAAACAAAACACTATAAGTTCTCTACACGTGTTTTTGCAGCATTAGGTGTCGGGATTGTATTAGGTGCAATTATTCAATTCGCATTCGGTACCCAAGACAAAGTTACAACGCAAGCAATGGAATGGATCGGTATTGTAGGTAATGGATATGTAGCATTTTTACAAATGCTCGTAATCCCCTTAGTTTTTGTTTCTATCGTAGGAGCATTCACTAAGATGAAAGAATCCAAACAGCTAGGTAAAATCAGTTTCAATGTATTAGCTACATTGCTAGGCACAACAGCTGTTGCTGCCTTGATAGGAATTGGTACAACATTATTGTTTGGGCTACAAGGCGCACAATTTACGCAAGGAACGGCAGAAACAGCACGAATTGCAGAACTTGCAACGAGACAGGAAACCGTTGAAAACCTATCGATTCCTCAACAAATTTTAGCTTTTATTCCTAAAAATGTGTTTGCAGATTTTGCAGGCACTCGTCCAACAAGTACGATCGGTGTTGTAATCTTTGCTGCATTTGTAGGAGTTGCTTATCTAGGTGTGAAGAGAAAAGCACCGAAAGAAGCAGAATTTTTTGCTAATTTGATCGACAGTCTTTATAAAATCACAATGCGTATTGTGACTTTGGTTTTACGTTTAACACCATATGGGGTTTTAGCGTTGATGACCAATGTTGTTGCAACCAGTGATTTTGATGCGATCCTTAACTTAGGAAAATTTGTGCTAGCTTCCTATACTGCGTTGATTATTGTAATGCTCGTTCACTTATTGATTTTAGTGGCGGTGAAAGTAAACCCGGTGAATTATTTGAAAAAATCATTCCCAGTTTTGAGTTTTGCTTTTACATCAAGATCAAGTGCTGGAGCATTGCCTTTAAATATTGAAACACAAACCAAAGCCTTAGGTGTTGATGATGCAACAGCAAACTTTGCTGCAAGTTTTGGCTTATCCATTGGTCAAAACGGCTGTGCTGGAGTTTATCCTGCGATGTTGGCGACAATCGTTGCACCAACTGTGGGAATCAATGTCTTTAGTTTAGAATTTATATTAATGTTAGTTGCAATCGTCACAATCAGCTCATTTGGTGTAGCTGGTGTTGGCGGTGGAGCAACATTTGCTTCATTGATCGTTTTAGGTGCTATGAATTTACCGGTCGCAATCGTTGGTTTAGTTATTTCTGTAGAACCATTGATCGATATGGCAAGAACTGCTGTTAACGTTAGTGACAGTATGGTAGCTGGTATCGTGACAAGTTCTCGAATCAAAGAATTAGATCGTGACGTATTAAATGATAGTAACTTAGTGATTGAAGAAAATGCTTAA